From Pagrus major chromosome 6, Pma_NU_1.0, one genomic window encodes:
- the LOC140998112 gene encoding complement C1q subcomponent subunit C-like has product MLHHCFLVIGALLSLAIPLLVAMETCPASGMPGMPGIPGMPGKDGRDGDKGDKGQSGTPWDGSRGPQKGEKGESGEMGWPGKRGQSGETGVSGLPGTHGNPGAPGDPGTAGVQLKAAFSVARGTNEYPDKSSVIRFTNVITNLNDDYNTETGRFRCRVPGTYFFVFHASLEDRLCVLMKLDNNLLTPFCDHRRNRRQVTSGSLAVYLSRDQEVWLETKDYRGMRGKPAGYSIFSGFLLHSH; this is encoded by the exons ATGCTCCATCACTGTTTCCTCGTGATCGGCGCCCTGCTCTCATTGGCCATACCCCTgctggttgccatggagacCTGCCCAGCATCAGGGATGCCAGGGATGCCAG GTATTCCTGGGATGCCCGGCAAAGACGGTCGTGACGGAGACAAAGGAGACAAAGGACAGTCAG GAACGCCGTGGGACGGCAGCCGCGGCCCTCAGAAGGGAGAGAAGGGGGAGTCGGGGGAGATGGGATGGCCCGGTAAACGAGGTCAGAGCGGGGAAACGGGGGTATCTGGGCTCCCAGGGACGCATGGTAATCCAGGAGCTCCAGGAGATCCAGG AACTGCCGGCGTCCAACTGAAAGCAGCCTTCAGCGTCGCCAGAGGAACCAACGAATACCCGGACAAGTCCAGCGTCATCCGATTCACCAACGTCATCACCAACCTCAACGATGACTACAACACAGAGACGGGACGCTTCAG GTGTCGGGTTCCTGGGACGTACTTCTTTGTGTTTCACGCCTCTCTGGAGGACCGACTGTGCGTTCTGATGAAGCTGGACAACAATCTGCTGACACCGTTCTGCGATCACCGCCGCAACAGGAGACAG GTGACGTCTGGCAGCCTGGCCGTCTACCTGTCGAGGGATCAGGAGGTCTGGCTGGAGACTAAAGACTACAGAGGGATGAGAGGGAAACCGGCCGGTTACAGCATCTTCTCTGGCTTCCTGCTGCACTCTCACTGA
- the LOC140998111 gene encoding complement C1q subcomponent subunit A-like: MGGYYGLLVLVGVALLLTTGQCDVSCTGTDGRAGEAGIPGRNGRAGAKGEKGEPAVMASGPVDPAVLLRLKGERGSRGRQGLMGPKGYQGEVGPAGHPGLPGRPGPEGKNIGQGVHSPQQARSAFSVMRTDSSYPAFNQIVTYQTTVVNTGGVFSAATGHFTCKVSGVYYFTFNSVAKVSICLRIASDPPFDKLGFCDYKGNGDQVLSGGAVLQLRVGQRVWLESFKDQQRDTDARDTQDKQIIFSGFLLFSE, encoded by the exons ATGGGAGGTTATTATGGGCTGTTGGTTCTGGTGGGCGTTGCCTTGCTTCTGACGACCGGCCAATGTGATGTGAGCTGCACGGGGACGGACGGCCGAGCGGGAGAAGCAGGAATCCCCGGGAGAAATGGACGGGCTGGAGCcaagggagagaaaggagagccAG CTGTGATGGCCAGCGGTCCGGTGGATCCAGCCGTCCTGCTGAGGTTgaagggggagagggggagtcGGGGCAGGCAAGGGCTCATGGGTCCTAAAGGTTACCAAGGAGAAGTGGGACCAGCGGGTCACCCCGGACTCCCCGGTCGCCCTGGTCCAGAAGGGAAGAACATCGGGCAAG gtgTACACTCCCCTCAGCAGGCCCGTTCAGCCTTCTCAGTGATGAGGACTGATTCCAGTTATCCTGCATTCAACCAG aTCGTAACCTACCAGACTACTGTGGTCAACACAGGCGGGGTCTTTAGCGCAGCCACGGGTCACTTCACCTGCAAAGTTTCTGGTGTTTATTACTTCACCTTCAACTCTGTCGCCAAG gtCAGCATCTGTCTGCGTATAGCCAGTGACCCTCCGTTCGACAAGCTGGGCTTCTGTGATTACAAAGGGAACGGAGATCag GTGCTGTCGGGCGGCGCGGTCTTACAACTCAGAGTCGGACAGAGGGTTTGGCTCGAGTCCTTCAAGGACCAGCAGAGAGACACTGACGCGAGGGACACCCAAGACAAGCAGATCATCTTCAGCGGCTTCCTGCTCTTCTCGGAGTAA
- the LOC140998402 gene encoding E3 ubiquitin-protein ligase TRIM35-like, producing MSFRSEEDLSCPVCQDIFKDPVVLTCSHSFCRDCLQTWWRGKPVQECPVCKRRSSRSDPPRNLALKNLCESFLQERHQRASAEFEPLCSLHAEKLFCLDHQQPMCVACRDSKTHGFRPIHEFAQDHKEELQKSLKPLKEKLKVFEQVKGNCDQTAKHIKVQARHTEKQIKEQFKKLHQFLQEEEDARISALREEEEQKSQMMKEKTEALSKDIAALSDTIRATEEELRAEDVSFLQNYKAAVKRVQQRPLLEDPQLLSGALIDVAKHLGNLSFNIWNKMKETVSYAPVILDPNSAHPDFILSEDLTSVRRGERQKLPENPERNDYHRSVWGREGFDSGTHSWDVEVGDNAAWFVGAAAESLHKKGRIKSGFWQIEFFNGKYSARSLGCLLADLPVKKELQRIRVRLYWSRGKLSFSDPDTDTHIYTFTHTFTDQLFPCMGTLNELPLKVSQGKIYVVKE from the coding sequence ATGTCTTTCCGATCAGAGGAGGATCTGTCTTGTCCCGTGTGCCAGGACATCTTTAAAGACCCTGTTGTCCTGACGtgcagccacagcttctgtaGAGACTGTCTGCAGACATGGTGGAGAGGGAAACCTGTCCAGgagtgtccagtttgtaagaggAGATCATCGAGGAGTGATCCACCTCGTAACCTGGCGttaaagaacctgtgtgagagcttcttaCAGGAGAGACATCAGAGAGCTTCAGCAGAGTTTGAGcctctctgcagtctgcacgCTGAgaaactcttctgtctggaccatcagcagccgATGTGTGTCGCCTGTAGAGACTCAAAAACACATGGATTCAGACCCATCCATGAGTTTGCACAAGATCACAAAGAGGAGCTCCAGAAGTCCCTGAAGCCCCTAAAAGAGAAACTGAAGGTCTTTGAACAAGTTAAAGGAAACTGCGatcaaacagcaaaacacatcAAGGTCCAGGCCCGACATACAGAGAAGCAGATTAAGGagcagtttaagaagcttcATCAGTTTCtacaagaagaagaggatgcCAGGATCTCTgctctgagggaggaagaggagcagaagagtcagatgatgaaggagaagactGAAGCTCTGAGTAAAGACATAGCAGCTCTCTCAGACAcaatcagagccacagaggaggagctgagagctgaagacgtctcattcctgcagaactacaaggctgcagtgaagagagtccagcagcgccccctgctggaggatccacagctgctctcaggagctctgatagacgtggccaaacacctgggcaacctgagcttcaacatctggaacaagatgaaggagACGGTCTCCTACGCTCCTGTGATTCTGGATCCAAACTCTGCTCATCCAGATTTTatcctgtctgaagatctgaCCAGTGTGAGAcgtggagagagacagaagcttCCTGAAAACCCAGAGAGGAACGACTACCATCGCTCCGTCTGGGGTCGTGAGGGCTTTGactcagggactcacagctgggatGTTGAAGTTGGAGACAATGCAGCCTGGTTCGTTGGTGCGGCAGCAGAGTCTCTCCACAAGAAGGGACGCATTAAATCTGGGTTTTGGCAAATAGAGTTCTTCAACGGTAAATACAGCGCACGCTCGTTAGGATGTCTCCTCGCTGATCTCCCAGTGaagaaggagctgcagaggatCAGAGTTCGTCTGTACTGGAGCAGAGGAAAACTGTCCTTCTCTGATCCtgatactgacacacacatatacaccttcacacacacgttcacCGACCAGCTGTTTCCATGCATGGGCACTTTGAATGAACTCCCGCTGAAGGTATCACAAGGAAAGATCTACGTAGTCAAAGAATAA